A genomic window from Glycine soja cultivar W05 chromosome 10, ASM419377v2, whole genome shotgun sequence includes:
- the LOC114369166 gene encoding uncharacterized protein LOC114369166 isoform X3 encodes MVIDIETLEDRYIDSCRRHDVFPNSSILSSLFKAEVKKSNHELCSLEILIDDLKDADIAPLFDLCMNFDASEIEAVDVRNESSCVLNGEYALSLMRAINQKLRVVHLQDPSFGKDFLRDISQRGLACQVLTLRCSRFRKLNFMGEFMHIHTLNLDFSSSLTSFQEDCFNCMPNLMRLSMCDTRITNLWTTVAALSKLPSLIELRFQYWQYCNDAVTSFISSSDPNFNAEDPLRNFYSFDEEVINHDVQSMVEDSSDDSEVDFTSRHHKYWLSDVFPGWSSEVPRQNEWFTLQNEDGEESLQAAFTDSNADVSMKYMSRHASPICYEKHYREFMIASLPNLKNLDNMPIRKIDKERATGIFSQYFEYLPYKWKHKESVVSILQKREIKSVHNKVQSSKHRLSYPSGKSQYFYSRSLSAAKLGSSTWPILHPLSFVGCELDKGFHPRQFEYHPSDSSLMVFGTLDGEVVVINHETEHIVSYIPSLGAMNSVLGLCWLKKYPSKLIAGSDNGSLKLYDIYHIPRKVTGLHGNFGCVTFDEFDQLTSVHVNSMDELFLASGYSRNVALYDINSGKRLQVFTDMHRGHINVVKFANHSPSIFATSSFDHDVKMWDLRQKPIHPCFTVSSSRGNVMVCFSPDDEYILASAVDNEVRQYLAVDGRLHLVFDIAPTESSQNYTRSYYMNGRDYIISGSCDEHIRICCAQTGRRLRDISLEGRNLGSSVFVQSLRGDPFRDFNMSVLAAYMRPGSKSKIVKINLLASSDHANKDDSDDLRPCPFHSMGG; translated from the exons ATGGTCATCGATATCGAAACCTTGGAAGACAG GTATATTGATTCTTGCAGGAGACATGACGTTTTTCctaattcttctattttgtcaaGCCTTTTCAAG GCTGAGGTAAAAAAGTCCAACCATGAGCTGTGCAGCCTGGAGATTTTAATTGATGACCTAAAGGATGCTGATATTGCTCCACTTTTTGACTTGTGCATGAACTTTGACGCTTCTGAAATAGAGGCTGTTGATGTACGTAATGAATCATCATGTGTATTAAATGGAGAATATGCATTATCACTGATGCGTGCTATTAATCAAAAGCTTCGAGTAGTCCATCTACAGGATCCGTCATTTGGAAAAGACTTCTTACG GGATATTTCACAACGGGGTTTGGCATGCCAAGTTTTGACATTGAGGTGTTCACGTTTTCGGAAGCTGAACTTTATGGGGGAGTTTATGCATATACACACCCTAAATCTTGATTTCAGTTCTTCTCTTACCAGTTTCCAGGAAGACTGTTTTAATTGTATGCCCAACCTAATGCGCCTCTCAATGTGTGATACACGGATTACAAATCTTTGGACAACTGTTGCAGCTCTCTCTAAGCTTCCTTCGTTGATTGAATTAAGGTTTCAATATTGGCAGTATTGCAATGATGCTGTGACATCTTTTATCTCATCCAGTG ATCCTAACTTTAATGCTGAAGATCCTCTaagaaatttttattcctttgatGAAGAAGTTATAAATCATGATGTTCAAAGCATGGTTGAGGATTCTTCAGATGATAGTGAAGTTGACTTTACTAGTCGTCATCATAAATACTGGTTGTCAGATGTTTTTCCTGGGTGGAGTTCAGAAGTGCCTCGTCAGAATGAG TGGTTCACATTGCAGAATGAAGATGGAGAAGAGTCCTTGCAAGCTGCTTTTACAGACTCTAATGCTGATGTTTCTATGAAGTATATGTCTCGTCATGCATCACCAATATGCTATGAGAAGCATTACAGAGAGTTCATGATAGCTTCATTGCCAAAtctaaaaaatttagataatatgcCAATCAGAAAGATTGACAAGGAAAGGGCTACCGGAATATTTTCTCAATATTTTGAATATCTTCCATATAAATGGAAGCACAAAGAGAGTGTTGTAAGTATCTTAcagaagagagaaataaaatcaGTCCACAATAAGGTGCAATCTTCTAAGCATAGGCTATCATATCCTTCTGGAAAGTcccaatatttttattctagGTCTCTTTCTGCTGCTAAATTGGGTTCTTCAACTTGGCCTATTTTGCATCCCCTTTCTTTCGTAGGATGTGAATTGGACAAGGGCTTTCATCCAAGGCAGTTTGAGTACCATCCATCTGACTCCAGTTTGATGGTCTTTGGAACTTTAGATGGTGAAGTAGTTGTCATCAACCATGAGACTGAACATATTGTGAGTTATATCCCGTCACTTGGAGCAATGAATAGTGTTTTGGGTCTCTGTTGGCTCAAAAAATATCCCTCTAAG CTTATAGCAGGATCAGACAATGGTTCCTTGAAATTGTATGACATCTACCACATACCAAGAAAAGTTACTGGCTTACATGGGAATTTTGGTtgtgttacctttgatgaattcGACCAGTTGACATCTGTTCATGTTAACTCTATGGATGAACTATTTCTTGCAAGTGGTTACTCAAGAAATGTTGCTTTATATGACATCAACAGCGGGAAGCGCTTACAAGTGTTCACAGATATGCATCGTGGGCATATTAATGTAGTCAAGTTTGCTAATCATTCCCCGTCAATTTTTGCCACTTCATCATTTGATCACGATGTCAAGATGTGGGACTTGAGACAAAAACCAATACACCCTTGCTTCACTGTTTCAAGTTCCAGAGGAAATGTGATGGTTTGTTTTTCTCCAGATGATGAATATATTCTTGCTTCGGCGGTAGATAATGAG GTTAGACAATATCTGGCTGTTGATGGCAGGCTTCACTTAGTTTTTGATATAGCTCCCACTGAAAGTTCTCAAAATTACACCCGTTCTTATTACATGAATGGGAGGGACTACATCATAAGTGGTAGTTGTGATGAACATATCCGTATTTGCTGTGCTCAAACAGGGAGGCGCTTGAGAGATATATCCCTTGAG GGAAGAAACTTAGGAAGTTCCGTGTTTGTTCAATCTTTGAGGGGGGATCCTTTCCGA GATTTCAATATGAGCGTGTTAGCAGCTTACATGCGGCCAGGCTCCAAGTCTAAAATTGTCAAG ATCAACTTACTAGCATCTAGTGACCATGCCAACAAGGATGATTCTGATGATTTGCGCCCTTGCCCGTTCCACAGTATGGGAGGTTGA
- the LOC114369166 gene encoding uncharacterized protein LOC114369166 isoform X4, producing MVIDIETLEDRYIDSCRRHDVFPNSSILSSLFKAEVKKSNHELCSLEILIDDLKDADIAPLFDLCMNFDASEIEAVDVRNESSCVLNGEYALSLMRAINQKLRVVHLQDPSFGKDFLRDISQRGLACQVLTLRCSRFRKLNFMGEFMHIHTLNLDFSSSLTSFQEDCFNCMPNLMRLSMCDTRITNLWTTVAALSKLPSLIELRFQYWQYCNDAVTSFISSSDPLRNFYSFDEEVINHDVQSMVEDSSDDSEVDFTSRHHKYWLSDVFPGWSSEVPRQNEWFTLQNEDGEESLQAAFTDSNADVSMKYMSRHASPICYEKHYREFMIASLPNLKNLDNMPIRKIDKERATGIFSQYFEYLPYKWKHKESVVSILQKREIKSVHNKVQSSKHRLSYPSGKSQYFYSRSLSAAKLGSSTWPILHPLSFVGCELDKGFHPRQFEYHPSDSSLMVFGTLDGEVVVINHETEHIVSYIPSLGAMNSVLGLCWLKKYPSKLIAGSDNGSLKLYDIYHIPRKVTGLHGNFGCVTFDEFDQLTSVHVNSMDELFLASGYSRNVALYDINSGKRLQVFTDMHRGHINVVKFANHSPSIFATSSFDHDVKMWDLRQKPIHPCFTVSSSRGNVMVCFSPDDEYILASAVDNEVRQYLAVDGRLHLVFDIAPTESSQNYTRSYYMNGRDYIISGSCDEHIRICCAQTGRRLRDISLEGRNLGSSVFVQSLRGDPFRDFNMSVLAAYMRPGSKSKIVKINLLASSDHANKDDSDDLRPCPFHSMGG from the exons ATGGTCATCGATATCGAAACCTTGGAAGACAG GTATATTGATTCTTGCAGGAGACATGACGTTTTTCctaattcttctattttgtcaaGCCTTTTCAAG GCTGAGGTAAAAAAGTCCAACCATGAGCTGTGCAGCCTGGAGATTTTAATTGATGACCTAAAGGATGCTGATATTGCTCCACTTTTTGACTTGTGCATGAACTTTGACGCTTCTGAAATAGAGGCTGTTGATGTACGTAATGAATCATCATGTGTATTAAATGGAGAATATGCATTATCACTGATGCGTGCTATTAATCAAAAGCTTCGAGTAGTCCATCTACAGGATCCGTCATTTGGAAAAGACTTCTTACG GGATATTTCACAACGGGGTTTGGCATGCCAAGTTTTGACATTGAGGTGTTCACGTTTTCGGAAGCTGAACTTTATGGGGGAGTTTATGCATATACACACCCTAAATCTTGATTTCAGTTCTTCTCTTACCAGTTTCCAGGAAGACTGTTTTAATTGTATGCCCAACCTAATGCGCCTCTCAATGTGTGATACACGGATTACAAATCTTTGGACAACTGTTGCAGCTCTCTCTAAGCTTCCTTCGTTGATTGAATTAAGGTTTCAATATTGGCAGTATTGCAATGATGCTGTGACATCTTTTATCTCATCCAGTG ATCCTCTaagaaatttttattcctttgatGAAGAAGTTATAAATCATGATGTTCAAAGCATGGTTGAGGATTCTTCAGATGATAGTGAAGTTGACTTTACTAGTCGTCATCATAAATACTGGTTGTCAGATGTTTTTCCTGGGTGGAGTTCAGAAGTGCCTCGTCAGAATGAG TGGTTCACATTGCAGAATGAAGATGGAGAAGAGTCCTTGCAAGCTGCTTTTACAGACTCTAATGCTGATGTTTCTATGAAGTATATGTCTCGTCATGCATCACCAATATGCTATGAGAAGCATTACAGAGAGTTCATGATAGCTTCATTGCCAAAtctaaaaaatttagataatatgcCAATCAGAAAGATTGACAAGGAAAGGGCTACCGGAATATTTTCTCAATATTTTGAATATCTTCCATATAAATGGAAGCACAAAGAGAGTGTTGTAAGTATCTTAcagaagagagaaataaaatcaGTCCACAATAAGGTGCAATCTTCTAAGCATAGGCTATCATATCCTTCTGGAAAGTcccaatatttttattctagGTCTCTTTCTGCTGCTAAATTGGGTTCTTCAACTTGGCCTATTTTGCATCCCCTTTCTTTCGTAGGATGTGAATTGGACAAGGGCTTTCATCCAAGGCAGTTTGAGTACCATCCATCTGACTCCAGTTTGATGGTCTTTGGAACTTTAGATGGTGAAGTAGTTGTCATCAACCATGAGACTGAACATATTGTGAGTTATATCCCGTCACTTGGAGCAATGAATAGTGTTTTGGGTCTCTGTTGGCTCAAAAAATATCCCTCTAAG CTTATAGCAGGATCAGACAATGGTTCCTTGAAATTGTATGACATCTACCACATACCAAGAAAAGTTACTGGCTTACATGGGAATTTTGGTtgtgttacctttgatgaattcGACCAGTTGACATCTGTTCATGTTAACTCTATGGATGAACTATTTCTTGCAAGTGGTTACTCAAGAAATGTTGCTTTATATGACATCAACAGCGGGAAGCGCTTACAAGTGTTCACAGATATGCATCGTGGGCATATTAATGTAGTCAAGTTTGCTAATCATTCCCCGTCAATTTTTGCCACTTCATCATTTGATCACGATGTCAAGATGTGGGACTTGAGACAAAAACCAATACACCCTTGCTTCACTGTTTCAAGTTCCAGAGGAAATGTGATGGTTTGTTTTTCTCCAGATGATGAATATATTCTTGCTTCGGCGGTAGATAATGAG GTTAGACAATATCTGGCTGTTGATGGCAGGCTTCACTTAGTTTTTGATATAGCTCCCACTGAAAGTTCTCAAAATTACACCCGTTCTTATTACATGAATGGGAGGGACTACATCATAAGTGGTAGTTGTGATGAACATATCCGTATTTGCTGTGCTCAAACAGGGAGGCGCTTGAGAGATATATCCCTTGAG GGAAGAAACTTAGGAAGTTCCGTGTTTGTTCAATCTTTGAGGGGGGATCCTTTCCGA GATTTCAATATGAGCGTGTTAGCAGCTTACATGCGGCCAGGCTCCAAGTCTAAAATTGTCAAG ATCAACTTACTAGCATCTAGTGACCATGCCAACAAGGATGATTCTGATGATTTGCGCCCTTGCCCGTTCCACAGTATGGGAGGTTGA
- the LOC114369166 gene encoding uncharacterized protein LOC114369166 isoform X6, with translation MVIDIETLEDRYIDSCRRHDVFPNSSILSSLFKAEVKKSNHELCSLEILIDDLKDADIAPLFDLCMNFDASEIEAVDVRNESSCVLNGEYALSLMRAINQKLRVVHLQDPSFGKDFLRDISQRGLACQVLTLRCSRFRKLNFMGEFMHIHTLNLDFSSSLTSFQEDCFNCMPNLMRLSMCDTRITNLWTTVAALSKLPSLIELRFQYWQYCNDAVTSFISSSEVINHDVQSMVEDSSDDSEVDFTSRHHKYWLSDVFPGWSSEVPRQNEWFTLQNEDGEESLQAAFTDSNADVSMKYMSRHASPICYEKHYREFMIASLPNLKNLDNMPIRKIDKERATGIFSQYFEYLPYKWKHKESVVSILQKREIKSVHNKVQSSKHRLSYPSGKSQYFYSRSLSAAKLGSSTWPILHPLSFVGCELDKGFHPRQFEYHPSDSSLMVFGTLDGEVVVINHETEHIVSYIPSLGAMNSVLGLCWLKKYPSKLIAGSDNGSLKLYDIYHIPRKVTGLHGNFGCVTFDEFDQLTSVHVNSMDELFLASGYSRNVALYDINSGKRLQVFTDMHRGHINVVKFANHSPSIFATSSFDHDVKMWDLRQKPIHPCFTVSSSRGNVMVCFSPDDEYILASAVDNEVRQYLAVDGRLHLVFDIAPTESSQNYTRSYYMNGRDYIISGSCDEHIRICCAQTGRRLRDISLEGRNLGSSVFVQSLRGDPFRDFNMSVLAAYMRPGSKSKIVKINLLASSDHANKDDSDDLRPCPFHSMGG, from the exons ATGGTCATCGATATCGAAACCTTGGAAGACAG GTATATTGATTCTTGCAGGAGACATGACGTTTTTCctaattcttctattttgtcaaGCCTTTTCAAG GCTGAGGTAAAAAAGTCCAACCATGAGCTGTGCAGCCTGGAGATTTTAATTGATGACCTAAAGGATGCTGATATTGCTCCACTTTTTGACTTGTGCATGAACTTTGACGCTTCTGAAATAGAGGCTGTTGATGTACGTAATGAATCATCATGTGTATTAAATGGAGAATATGCATTATCACTGATGCGTGCTATTAATCAAAAGCTTCGAGTAGTCCATCTACAGGATCCGTCATTTGGAAAAGACTTCTTACG GGATATTTCACAACGGGGTTTGGCATGCCAAGTTTTGACATTGAGGTGTTCACGTTTTCGGAAGCTGAACTTTATGGGGGAGTTTATGCATATACACACCCTAAATCTTGATTTCAGTTCTTCTCTTACCAGTTTCCAGGAAGACTGTTTTAATTGTATGCCCAACCTAATGCGCCTCTCAATGTGTGATACACGGATTACAAATCTTTGGACAACTGTTGCAGCTCTCTCTAAGCTTCCTTCGTTGATTGAATTAAGGTTTCAATATTGGCAGTATTGCAATGATGCTGTGACATCTTTTATCTCATCCAGTG AAGTTATAAATCATGATGTTCAAAGCATGGTTGAGGATTCTTCAGATGATAGTGAAGTTGACTTTACTAGTCGTCATCATAAATACTGGTTGTCAGATGTTTTTCCTGGGTGGAGTTCAGAAGTGCCTCGTCAGAATGAG TGGTTCACATTGCAGAATGAAGATGGAGAAGAGTCCTTGCAAGCTGCTTTTACAGACTCTAATGCTGATGTTTCTATGAAGTATATGTCTCGTCATGCATCACCAATATGCTATGAGAAGCATTACAGAGAGTTCATGATAGCTTCATTGCCAAAtctaaaaaatttagataatatgcCAATCAGAAAGATTGACAAGGAAAGGGCTACCGGAATATTTTCTCAATATTTTGAATATCTTCCATATAAATGGAAGCACAAAGAGAGTGTTGTAAGTATCTTAcagaagagagaaataaaatcaGTCCACAATAAGGTGCAATCTTCTAAGCATAGGCTATCATATCCTTCTGGAAAGTcccaatatttttattctagGTCTCTTTCTGCTGCTAAATTGGGTTCTTCAACTTGGCCTATTTTGCATCCCCTTTCTTTCGTAGGATGTGAATTGGACAAGGGCTTTCATCCAAGGCAGTTTGAGTACCATCCATCTGACTCCAGTTTGATGGTCTTTGGAACTTTAGATGGTGAAGTAGTTGTCATCAACCATGAGACTGAACATATTGTGAGTTATATCCCGTCACTTGGAGCAATGAATAGTGTTTTGGGTCTCTGTTGGCTCAAAAAATATCCCTCTAAG CTTATAGCAGGATCAGACAATGGTTCCTTGAAATTGTATGACATCTACCACATACCAAGAAAAGTTACTGGCTTACATGGGAATTTTGGTtgtgttacctttgatgaattcGACCAGTTGACATCTGTTCATGTTAACTCTATGGATGAACTATTTCTTGCAAGTGGTTACTCAAGAAATGTTGCTTTATATGACATCAACAGCGGGAAGCGCTTACAAGTGTTCACAGATATGCATCGTGGGCATATTAATGTAGTCAAGTTTGCTAATCATTCCCCGTCAATTTTTGCCACTTCATCATTTGATCACGATGTCAAGATGTGGGACTTGAGACAAAAACCAATACACCCTTGCTTCACTGTTTCAAGTTCCAGAGGAAATGTGATGGTTTGTTTTTCTCCAGATGATGAATATATTCTTGCTTCGGCGGTAGATAATGAG GTTAGACAATATCTGGCTGTTGATGGCAGGCTTCACTTAGTTTTTGATATAGCTCCCACTGAAAGTTCTCAAAATTACACCCGTTCTTATTACATGAATGGGAGGGACTACATCATAAGTGGTAGTTGTGATGAACATATCCGTATTTGCTGTGCTCAAACAGGGAGGCGCTTGAGAGATATATCCCTTGAG GGAAGAAACTTAGGAAGTTCCGTGTTTGTTCAATCTTTGAGGGGGGATCCTTTCCGA GATTTCAATATGAGCGTGTTAGCAGCTTACATGCGGCCAGGCTCCAAGTCTAAAATTGTCAAG ATCAACTTACTAGCATCTAGTGACCATGCCAACAAGGATGATTCTGATGATTTGCGCCCTTGCCCGTTCCACAGTATGGGAGGTTGA
- the LOC114369166 gene encoding uncharacterized protein LOC114369166 isoform X5 — protein MVIDIETLEDRYIDSCRRHDVFPNSSILSSLFKAEVKKSNHELCSLEILIDDLKDADIAPLFDLCMNFDASEIEAVDVRNESSCVLNGEYALSLMRAINQKLRVVHLQDPSFGKDFLRFQEDCFNCMPNLMRLSMCDTRITNLWTTVAALSKLPSLIELRFQYWQYCNDAVTSFISSSGKSDDTADFSLLDSVPFIGEPYTYTTELTDPNFNAEDPLRNFYSFDEEVINHDVQSMVEDSSDDSEVDFTSRHHKYWLSDVFPGWSSEVPRQNEWFTLQNEDGEESLQAAFTDSNADVSMKYMSRHASPICYEKHYREFMIASLPNLKNLDNMPIRKIDKERATGIFSQYFEYLPYKWKHKESVVSILQKREIKSVHNKVQSSKHRLSYPSGKSQYFYSRSLSAAKLGSSTWPILHPLSFVGCELDKGFHPRQFEYHPSDSSLMVFGTLDGEVVVINHETEHIVSYIPSLGAMNSVLGLCWLKKYPSKLIAGSDNGSLKLYDIYHIPRKVTGLHGNFGCVTFDEFDQLTSVHVNSMDELFLASGYSRNVALYDINSGKRLQVFTDMHRGHINVVKFANHSPSIFATSSFDHDVKMWDLRQKPIHPCFTVSSSRGNVMVCFSPDDEYILASAVDNEVRQYLAVDGRLHLVFDIAPTESSQNYTRSYYMNGRDYIISGSCDEHIRICCAQTGRRLRDISLEGRNLGSSVFVQSLRGDPFRDFNMSVLAAYMRPGSKSKIVKINLLASSDHANKDDSDDLRPCPFHSMGG, from the exons ATGGTCATCGATATCGAAACCTTGGAAGACAG GTATATTGATTCTTGCAGGAGACATGACGTTTTTCctaattcttctattttgtcaaGCCTTTTCAAG GCTGAGGTAAAAAAGTCCAACCATGAGCTGTGCAGCCTGGAGATTTTAATTGATGACCTAAAGGATGCTGATATTGCTCCACTTTTTGACTTGTGCATGAACTTTGACGCTTCTGAAATAGAGGCTGTTGATGTACGTAATGAATCATCATGTGTATTAAATGGAGAATATGCATTATCACTGATGCGTGCTATTAATCAAAAGCTTCGAGTAGTCCATCTACAGGATCCGTCATTTGGAAAAGACTTCTTACG TTTCCAGGAAGACTGTTTTAATTGTATGCCCAACCTAATGCGCCTCTCAATGTGTGATACACGGATTACAAATCTTTGGACAACTGTTGCAGCTCTCTCTAAGCTTCCTTCGTTGATTGAATTAAGGTTTCAATATTGGCAGTATTGCAATGATGCTGTGACATCTTTTATCTCATCCAGTGGTAAGTCTGATGACACTGCTGATTTTAGCCTGCTTGATAGTGTTCCTTTTATTGGTGAGCCCTACACTTATACAACAGAACTGACAGATCCTAACTTTAATGCTGAAGATCCTCTaagaaatttttattcctttgatGAAGAAGTTATAAATCATGATGTTCAAAGCATGGTTGAGGATTCTTCAGATGATAGTGAAGTTGACTTTACTAGTCGTCATCATAAATACTGGTTGTCAGATGTTTTTCCTGGGTGGAGTTCAGAAGTGCCTCGTCAGAATGAG TGGTTCACATTGCAGAATGAAGATGGAGAAGAGTCCTTGCAAGCTGCTTTTACAGACTCTAATGCTGATGTTTCTATGAAGTATATGTCTCGTCATGCATCACCAATATGCTATGAGAAGCATTACAGAGAGTTCATGATAGCTTCATTGCCAAAtctaaaaaatttagataatatgcCAATCAGAAAGATTGACAAGGAAAGGGCTACCGGAATATTTTCTCAATATTTTGAATATCTTCCATATAAATGGAAGCACAAAGAGAGTGTTGTAAGTATCTTAcagaagagagaaataaaatcaGTCCACAATAAGGTGCAATCTTCTAAGCATAGGCTATCATATCCTTCTGGAAAGTcccaatatttttattctagGTCTCTTTCTGCTGCTAAATTGGGTTCTTCAACTTGGCCTATTTTGCATCCCCTTTCTTTCGTAGGATGTGAATTGGACAAGGGCTTTCATCCAAGGCAGTTTGAGTACCATCCATCTGACTCCAGTTTGATGGTCTTTGGAACTTTAGATGGTGAAGTAGTTGTCATCAACCATGAGACTGAACATATTGTGAGTTATATCCCGTCACTTGGAGCAATGAATAGTGTTTTGGGTCTCTGTTGGCTCAAAAAATATCCCTCTAAG CTTATAGCAGGATCAGACAATGGTTCCTTGAAATTGTATGACATCTACCACATACCAAGAAAAGTTACTGGCTTACATGGGAATTTTGGTtgtgttacctttgatgaattcGACCAGTTGACATCTGTTCATGTTAACTCTATGGATGAACTATTTCTTGCAAGTGGTTACTCAAGAAATGTTGCTTTATATGACATCAACAGCGGGAAGCGCTTACAAGTGTTCACAGATATGCATCGTGGGCATATTAATGTAGTCAAGTTTGCTAATCATTCCCCGTCAATTTTTGCCACTTCATCATTTGATCACGATGTCAAGATGTGGGACTTGAGACAAAAACCAATACACCCTTGCTTCACTGTTTCAAGTTCCAGAGGAAATGTGATGGTTTGTTTTTCTCCAGATGATGAATATATTCTTGCTTCGGCGGTAGATAATGAG GTTAGACAATATCTGGCTGTTGATGGCAGGCTTCACTTAGTTTTTGATATAGCTCCCACTGAAAGTTCTCAAAATTACACCCGTTCTTATTACATGAATGGGAGGGACTACATCATAAGTGGTAGTTGTGATGAACATATCCGTATTTGCTGTGCTCAAACAGGGAGGCGCTTGAGAGATATATCCCTTGAG GGAAGAAACTTAGGAAGTTCCGTGTTTGTTCAATCTTTGAGGGGGGATCCTTTCCGA GATTTCAATATGAGCGTGTTAGCAGCTTACATGCGGCCAGGCTCCAAGTCTAAAATTGTCAAG ATCAACTTACTAGCATCTAGTGACCATGCCAACAAGGATGATTCTGATGATTTGCGCCCTTGCCCGTTCCACAGTATGGGAGGTTGA